A section of the Sander vitreus isolate 19-12246 chromosome 19, sanVit1, whole genome shotgun sequence genome encodes:
- the LOC144533963 gene encoding protein mono-ADP-ribosyltransferase PARP14-like isoform X3, with protein sequence MEDPYKHPVFFECPSLDEEQRKRIENYFHIRRKSGGGDCGSITNIHDKVYSIAFKEREAQRRVLQRSEHVLEFAGGPLVLTVRGSPEPSPCSPITTLTTSKSVSPNLDSTSSQQRQQSSLTSSLLSGEEYEVQVDAYLLRYFKECPKAGEKLEKEFASVACSAQLYPEEERVSVRRLAQPGAAGDDRNWKTEVDKLFDGYVYHYEADPHKVKALLQSCSTHQSTDEVKVYSEDGMAVVVGERSQVNARLMNVEVFYVKRLSHVSEKQTSIRRLGEAKLRLLWKEIEHSLGRDCPGVKVTQGAAGQLVLEGSAEEILKAGEWISDQEKWVLEKTVSDMSPHFLVFLRRAYGGPGVLGHFLGVGDKVEVELRDTEIRFFSLSADELNNSDKKLHEKFKELKMDVPNCSAVPSELQEKLKSKTNEMNQGQYRAQVVFGSDSSVCLLGHTKEVEEMSEAVTQFILDQSSIEGQVILPYPELAQELPGLLQLHGFDYAGVIFHPLTFSSEPMLVLEGPSSKVTEVRNRLSPFLDSLVQDKVTIDLPGAVRYFESPSGRENILRVARSQKCIIQPQEQHHATRQILASGDTTVARYSLRDGFQVLVCQGDITKQDADALVNAANEDLDHGGGVAAALSKVGGPQVQKESRAIVKQTGKVPTGDVVVTTGGNLKCKKLLHAVGPVGGKSGGREGVLLEKTVQKALNLAELMEFRSIAIPCISSGVFGVPVTVCSEAIVTAVNKFGSQGGRSLSRVILIDNRGEVVRAMQEACDRLLQGISTGNSAPRDLGFQVDASAQDTAGGATAGAPGGGVHVEIIQGTIETQQVDGLVSPMFGHDPLSTRVGNILSNIVGPQLTAKFHKEAGGATLPGGIVLVDGLPALQSKGVFFLNLLPWDNNQQGTAVQVLRQGIRKMLASCQIRGFSSVALPVLGTGVVLRFPHSVASRVILEEIREFEQNRVTRTSFLVRVVIHRNDKESSKAFQSAQETLHLRGFTNDAIPDQEKAKQKLKKWQDRCSRASSTSAPQVETFTSSKPPPAVISVIGCGADTIRIIKRDLEGILQKQLVEREVDVHEFSRLDAMELEAVQAKVKVYGISLEHKRRQSAEDVNGNRAGNIARDRSGSGREVYVLKGLKEDVLSVIELVNQVIQKALCEVLQGKEEAMLALNVQWSIQDINKAWHELSLHDNYVLEEAHMKKQVSVDMMAPDGKVTVNLMAQEATNWLTGITYKVKRSESETTLELPTQWEPMNREVFKKVELHPDSLEYQVVAKGFLKTAKYNIFKIERVQNLYLWHAYSVCRQRIFAKNGPADLGEKSLYHGTSAESCSCIERDRFDRNYAGAHAAAYGKGVYFAVNADYSASSFSPKDTSGLKRLYVARVLTGRYTVGNSSMKAPPPRGSDPTDCFDSLVNNQQKPTMFVIFHDDQAYPEYLITFS encoded by the exons ATGGAGGATCCTTACAAGCATCCTGTTTTCTTCGAGTGTCCCAGTCTGGACGAAGAGCAACGGAAGAGAATAGAAAACTACTTCCATATTCGCCGCAAATCAGGAGGTGGAGACTGCGGCTCTATAACAAACATACATGATAAAGTGTACAGCATCGCCTTTAAAGAGCGAGAAG CTCAGCGAAGagtcctgcagagatctgaacaTGTGTTGGAGTTTGCAGGTGGTCCTCTGGTGCTGACTGTGCGAGGCAGCCCAGAACCTTCCCCCTGCTCTCCCATCACTACCTTGACTACAAGCAAGTCAGTTAGCCCAAATCTGGACTCAACTTCATCACAG CAGAGACAACAGTCCAGTCTTACTTCAAGCCTGTTAAGCGGTGAAGAATATGAAGTACAAGTTGATGCTTACCTTCTGCGTTACTTTAAGGAATGTCCCAAGGCTGGGgagaaactagaaaaagaatTTGCCTCTGTGGCCTGCTCTGCTCAGCTTTacccagaggaggagagggtttCAGTTAGGCGTTTAGCTCAACCTGGTGCTGCAGGTGATGATAGAAACTGGAAAACAGAGGTGGACAAATTATTTGATGGCTACGTGTACCACTATGAGGCAGACCCTCACAAAGTTAAAGCTTTGCTTCAGTCCTGTAGCACTCATCAGAGCACAGATGAGGTGAAGGTGTACAGCGAAGATGGGATGGCTGTTGTTGTCGGGGAACGTTCCCAGGTGAACGCCAGGTTGATGAATGTAGAGGTCTTTTATGTTAAACGATTGTCACATGTAAGTGAGAAGCAAACCAGCATTCGTCGACTGGGCGAGGCCAAGCTCCGCCTCCTCTGGAAAGAGATCGAGCACAGTTTGGGACGAGATTGTCCAGGAGTGAAGGTAACGCAGGGAGCTGCCGGTCAGTTAGTTTTGGAAGGTTCTGCGGAGGAGATTCTTAAGGCTGGCGAATGGATCTCCGACCAAGAGAAATGGGTGTTGGAAAAGACGGTTTCTGACATGAGCCCACATTTTTTGGTCTTCTTGAGAAGGGCTTACGGAGGTCCAGGGGTGCTAGGTCACTTTTTAGGTGTTGGTGACAAAGTGGAAGTAGAGTTACGAGACACAGAAATACGTTTTTTCTCACTCTCTGCTGATGAATTGAATAACTCAGACAAAAAACTGCATGAAAAATTCAAAGAACTTAAGATGGATGTTCCTAACTGCTCCGCTGTGCCGTCTGAGCTTCAGGAAAAGCTTAAGTCCAAGACAAATGAGATGAACCAAGGGCAATACAGGGCTCAGGTCGTGTTTGGCTCAGACAGCTCGGTGTGCTTACTGGGCCACACCAAAGAGGTTGAAGAGATGAGTGAAGCTGTCACACAGTTTATTTTGGACCAGTCAAGCATAGAAGGACAAGTCATTCTTCCTTACCCAGAGTTAGCACAAGAGTTACCAGGATTGCTGCAGCTGCATGGGTTTGACTATGCAGGGGTAATCTTCCATCCTTTAACATTTTCTTCTGAGCCCATGTTGGTGCTGGAAGGTCCATCCAGCAAAGTGACTGAGGTCAGGAACAGGCTGAGTCCATTTCTAGACTCCCTGGTTCAGGATAAAGTCACCATTGACCTGCCAGGGGCAGTAAGATATTTCGAAAGTCCCTCCGGAAGAGAGAACATTTTACGTGTTGCTCGTTCTCAGAAGTGTATCATACAACCTCAAGAACAACATCATGCTACTAGACAGATTTTAGCATCTGGAGACACAACAGTTGCCCGCTACAGCCTCCGTGATGGGTTTCAGGTGCTGGTGTGTCAGGGTGACATCACCAAACAGGATGCTGATGCCCTGGTGAATGCTGCCAATGAAGATCTGGACCATGGTGGAGGGGTTGCTGCTGCACTAAGTAAAGTAGGTGGCCCTCAGGTGCAGAAGGAGAGCAGAGCTATAGTAAAGCAGACTGGAAAAGTTCCCACAGGTGACGTGGTAGTGACCACAGGGGGGAACTTAAAGTGCAAGAAACTGCTACATGCTGTTGGGCCTGTAGGTGGAAAATCAGGTGGCAGAGAGGGGGTGTTACTGGAAAAAACTGTCCAGAAGGCTCTGAATTTAGCAGAGCTGATGGAATTCAGGTCCATAGCCATTCCCTGTATCAGCTCAGGTGTGTTTGGTGTTCCTGTTACTGTGTGCTCTGAGGCTATTGTTACTGCTGTTAATAAGTTTGGCAGTCAGGGGGGCAGAAGTCTGAGCAGAGTTATCCTGATTGATAACAGAGGAGAGGTGGTTAGGGCAATGCAGGAAGCATGTGACCGGCTTCTCCAAGGGATAAGTACTGGAAACAGTGCACCAAGAGATCTGGGCTTCCAGGTGGATGCTTCTGCCCAAGACACAGCAGGAGGAGCCACTGCTGGAGCTCCTGGAGGTGGTGTCCATGTAGAGATCATTCAGGGAACCATCGAGACGCAGCAG GTGGATGGCCTGGTATCCCCTATGTTTGGCCATGATCCCCTCTCTACTCGTGTTGGAAACATTTTGTCCAACATTGTTGGACCGCAGCTGACTGCAAAGTTTCATAAGGAAGCAGGAGGAGCAACACTGCCTGGTGGAATAGTCCTGGTGGATGGCCTGCCTGCACTCCAATCTAAAGGAGTGTTCTTCCTCAACCTGCTTCCCTGGGATAATAACCAACAAGGAACTGCAGTCCAG GTTCTGAGACAGGGCATCAGAAAAATGTTGGCTTCCTGTCAGATCAGAGGCTTTAGTTCAGTTGCTCTCCCTGTGCTTGGGACCGGTGTGGTCCTGCGTTTTCCTCACAGCGTGGCATCCAGGGTTATACTGGAGGAGATCCGTGAATTTGAACAGAACCGAGTCACCAGAACATCTTTCCTGGTCCGTGTTGTCATCCACCGCAATGACAAAGAATCTAGCAAG GCCTTCCAGTCTGCCCAGGAAACTTTGCATCTCAGAGGATTCACGAACGATGCCATCCCAGACCAAG aaaaagctaAACAAAAGCTTAAGAAGTGGCAGGACAGGTGTTCAAGAGCCTCCTCAACTTCAGCACCTCAAGTCGAAACCTTCACCTCCTCAAAGCCACCGCCAGCTGTGATAAGTGTGATTGGTTGTGGTGCAGACACCATCAGGATCATCAAAAGAGATCTGGAGGGTATCCTGCAGAAGCAGCtggtagagagagaggtggatgtACATGAGTTTTCTAGGCTTGATGCAATGGAGCTGGAGGCAGTACAGGCAAAAGTCAAAGTCTACGGAATAAGCCTGGAGCACAAGAGACGTCAAAGTGCTGAAGACGTCAACGGCAACAGAGCAGGAAACATAGCTAGAGATCGATCAGGGTCAGGTAGAGAGGTCTATGTGCTGAAAGGCCTTAAAGAGGACGTGTTGAGCGTCATTGAGCTTGTAAACCAAGTAATCCAAAAAGCACTTTGCGAAGTTCTCCAAGGTAAAGAAGAAGCGATGTTGGCTCTTAATGTCCAGTGGTCGATTCAGGATATAAATAAAGCCTGGCACGAGCTGAGCCTGCATGACAACTATGTGCTGGAGGAGGCTCACATGAAAAAACAAGTGTCTGTAGATATGATGGCACCAGACGGCAAGGTGACAGTAAACCTGATGGCCCAAGAAGCCACAAATTGGCTTACAGGCATCACGTACAAAGTGAAAAGGAGCGAGTCTGAAACAA ccttaGAGTTGCCAACACAATGGGAACCTATGAACCGAGAAGTCTTTAAAAAGGTTGAGCTGCATCCTGACTCACTCGAGTACCAGGTCGTAGCCAAGGGTTTCCTCAAAACGGCTAAATACAACATTTTCAAA ATTGAACGTGTGCAAAACCTCTACCTGTGGCATGCCTATTCAGTGTGTAGGCAGCGTATATTTGCCAAAAATGGTCCAGCAGACCTTGGGGAGAAGTCTCTTTACCATGGGACATCCGCAGAGTCATGCAGCTGCATTGaaagggacagatttgacaggaACTACGCAGGAGCACATG CTGCAGCGTATGGAAAGGGAGTTTACTTTGCTGTCAATGCAGATTATTCGGCCAGTAGCTTTTCCCCAAAAGACACGTCTGGTCTGAAGCGGCTGTATGTGGCTCGTGTCCTGACCGGCCGTTACACTGTTGGTAATTCTTCCATGAAAGCCCCCCCTCCTCGAGGCTCAGACCCCACTGACTGCTTCGACAGTTTGGTGAACAACCAGCAGAAACCCACCATGTTTGTGATTTTCCACGATGACCAGGCCTACCCAGAATACCTCATCACCTTCAGCTGA